The Ranitomeya variabilis isolate aRanVar5 chromosome 7, aRanVar5.hap1, whole genome shotgun sequence DNA window TTTTTTCCTTGTGTGGGTCACTCCCCCCTTTGATGAGATATGCTCTTTGTGTGActgtgtgtaaggctacgttcacactagcgttgtgcgccgttgcgtcggcgacgcaacgcacaacgcacgcaaaaacgcgtcaaaacgcacgcaaaaacgctgcgttttgcgacgcatgcgtcggtttttgccgaaaatcggacgcaagaaaaatgcaacttgttgcgttttcttggtccgacgcttgcggcaaaaaagacgcatgtgtcgcacaatgcaacaaaaaaaaccgcatgcgtcccccatgttaagtataggggcgcatgacgcatgcgtcgccgctgcgtcgccgacgcaaacccgacgcacattagcttaacgctaatgtgaacgtagcctaagagacgcTCGGGAAAACAATTGACAACTGCTCTAAACTCATTTACTGCATGTCACAGAAAAATGGTTGTCACTTTTACAACTCCAGCTGTGGACCTGACGAGTGTAAGCCCCATATACATGATCACATCAAGAGATCGGCTCACACATCTCAGATTTTGTCAAAGGAGAGAAGAAGACATGTTTCCTCTTTCCTTTTTTAACTGGGATCCAGTCCCCCCATCATTAAAAAGGCGACAGGAGAACAGGTCTTCTGAATATTATGCTCTACCATACCTGcagtaactattataatactgcaccctaaggACAACATTAAGGGCcggaagatataaaaaaaaatcatctctCCCAGGAGTTGCTCTTTACGATAATTCTGTTTCAGAGGATTTTGCATAACCTTGGAAGTCTTTGATAGATAATAAGGCAAGCACACTTTTTCCATGCATAACTTTAGCCAGGTCACACTAACACACCGGATAAGATTGATTGCTTATTCAGGAGACACCTGCCTTAAAACTTCGCTAACTAAGTCACCTAAATTATAGAACATACAGAAAGGACAGTGTTTCTGCTCCAATTCTTCTTTATCTGGATTTATAATGTACTGTCCTTCAGAAACTATAGAAATTAATATATGGTgtggaatctatctatctattatctctctatctattatctatctatctatctatctatctatctatctatctatctatctatctatctatctatctatctatctagtgatATGACCACCGAGAATGACTTTTGGCTCACTAAGCAGATGTCAGCAAGTTATTCAGAAGGACATAAGTGGGAACAAATAATTGTGTGCATAGTATTTTGTGATTTAGCATAGCCCACAATATTTTTTGTAGCAATATGAATGCTAAGCAGTGAAACACAATTCCATTGCACTGAAGATGATGGACAGATTTATTTCGTGGTTAAGTGTAGAACACATGCAATGTCAAGATACTAGAGTTTTTCCTAACATATTTAGAAAGCTGCACAAaatctctgaagagactatttgaatATTTAAATTCCCAGGGGAATGTTgcatggcctgtaagtctccttaCATTGACTTGGTACTTTCCATAAGGCTAGAGCCACGAGATgtatattctctcatccgagacaatcagttgattatgcaaatcacactctgataagAGTGTGATCagcgtgtgatccaattttcttggaaaaggagaagatggggaaaaaatgctccatcttctccattttatCAGTCCATGAAAATTAAACcaaactcagatgtcatctgagtgcactgcaatgttttccacagattcattgacttgcatggcaaagtgcgatccAAATATCAGATTTAACTCAGGTATGCTGTGATGTTTTTTCGTGGACTGGCTTGgcccgagaaaaaaaaaatgaacacatgcaCAGCTGCATAAAGTAGCATACATCTGAGTATGATCCGATGTTTCGTCAGATTGTACTCAGCCCAAAAATTCGGTCAAGTATATGAGCCCTAAGAGGAATCTTGCCTCTTAAACCCCTTATCAGAGCCACTCATTCATCCAAACCAGTTCTCCCATTTTGTGCTAAGaagcaaaaacacatgaaaacctgAGTGTTCAAATGCACTTTTTGGTTTGGTCTTCTCCTAAGTCATAAGACGGAAGCACTAGAGTTCAACTCCTTTTCCTCTTTAAagagtctatttgcacacaacaaaGATACACCGATTGGAAGATTTTTCTTACATGGGAAGTGCAAATGACCACATACATGGTAAAAGGAGCTCCATAAGAGAGAAGCCCTCATAGATGACCACAGAGGAATCGGATGTATGTCAGATAAGTTCTCTCCAAGGACATGATGGCCCTGAGATTATTTTTACCCTTACTCAGACTATCAAGCACCTCTTCAGTTGAAAGCCcctattttacccttcgccatgacagcacccactggagagatagggatccaccccaaggaacaggaaacctacagagacataaaagggggcggtccccctctcctcctcctcagtttaggtttcctgttcccaggggacaggatctctgaagactacagaaatcatacctgggctaggagcatccgcctgtgcggtttctgcgggaacggcaggggatgcagtccagatgcagcgtcgggggagattccgttagacggctcccccctcgtctggccggcatgtgggatggctgagtccgGGAGAGACGACGCCGATTCCACAGGAGCAgcgctgcagaggtgcggccttgaacaggctccagacgcggaccaccaggtaaaagggtccgggatctgcggcacagctgcagcggcagccggtacaccgctccatagcgcaggccgggataatggtggccgcacatgcgtggagcggtgtaagaatccccagaatgacccggaagtagaggagcacttccgggtcactcacacagcggtgggggaaagcgcggtttcgcgcatgcgcagtgcaccgctgcaggaaaaaaaaaaaaaaagtttactgaccggatcctggcctataaaaagggggaagttgcaaatgcacaggcgatgcaacatgtcgtccccaggcaagactgtggacccagcaggtgagccagccagcagaaggtcctcagatgccagccacaggagtgagaccaaggattcaagatccagaaagtcgcagcctcctatttcggtaccgtacagcttcactgggtgagtgtgatttcccctctgcctataaagctgacacccttttccacaaatgtcttcttctcccaggccaaaaagagacagaaatctaagcacaagcaatgtgcgttatgtgacgagcctctcccagattcccaccccaaaaaactctgcaatcagtgtatggcggaaacaatgcagagtccatctatgtcggtcacagatatacgggccataattagagaggaattacaggccatctcacaagccagtaccccccctaaaaaatccgggaaagaaaaggctatatccagctctgagtccgaggaggaaggcgttatccactcagactcctcgcaggcgtcatcctcttcctcaacacattccgacattgagggtcgagcttgttttccccttgatggggtggacaacctagtaaagtccatcaggaatactataggttgtgaggatacaaaagacgaccaaactgcacaagacatcatgtttgcagggttggcagagaggaagagaagagcattcccagtaattcctgcggttaaggcactgataaagagggagtgggagaaacaggaccagagaggttttctcctgtcagcctccaaaaggaagtacccctttaatgatgaggagttaattttcttggactaaaatccctaaggtggaagctgcagtcgcctccacctcaaaacagtcagctctaccagtcgaggatgcgggcctactttctgatcctctagatcggaaggcagaatcgtcactgaaacgatcatgggaggcttccacgggcatatttaagccatcaattgccagcacgtgcacagctagatccatgcttgtgtggattgatcagctggatcaacagatcgaacagggggtctccagacaaaaattgcaggatgcgataccactaattagaggtgcagcagcattcatggccgatgcttcagctgactctcttcgccttgctgCAAGATCAGCCGctctaattaataatgccagacgtgcgttatggatgaagagctggaagggggatacgcagtcaaaggctaagatctgcgctattccgtgtgagggtgagtttttgtttgggaaagcattagacgagatcctcaaaaaagcaaaagagaggaaaaaagccttccctgacccctcaattcctttctataggaagacctttaggaagaggccgttcgggaaaagaacacaaaatgaaagaccgtcacgatgggccacaagagagggaaaacagggtggcactatgttcaaaggcccccccttccgtagagacaacaaattctgaaacaccagacaccccagtagggggcaggttaaaatttttctttccccaatggcgaaaaattacgtcaagttcctgggtgctaaatattattaaggaaggaatgaaaatagaattcctccaaattccccatgattcctttattttaacagccctttcctcaccagtgcaacagaaggcccttgaactagaaattagaagtcttatagttaaaaatgttttagttagggtgccaaagggacaagagggtaaagggttctactctccgttatttttaatccctaaacccgatggttcatttcgaacaattataaatcttaaaaaactcaatacgtttattaaaaattatacgtttaaaatggagtctattagatcggccattaagctcctttttccaaattgtagaatgggcggcattgatttaaaagatgcctactaccatctccctatccatagtaggtatcaaaaatacttaagagtggcagtaactcttgagggggagattcatcatttccagtatacagccatgccctttggtctctccacggcacccaggatcttcacgaaggtaatgttagaagtaatggcctaccttcgccagagagacacattaatcattccctacttagatgattttttagtggtaggaaattcatcccttcagtgtgcggaacgattagctgacactgtctcgtccttagaaagcctgggctggatcgtcaactataaaaaatccagactcaccccactttctcttcagacatttttgggatttaatctagattccataaagcaaaaatgtctacttccccaagaaaaaatatctcttatagagggtaaagttgtggcggccattcacaaacctcaaatgtccctgagagcaggaatgtccttgctaggatccctctcctcctgtactccagccgttcagtgggcacaacttcatacccgaacattacaacatcagatacttcgggaacagagaaaatttctggggcaccttgaatcgaaaataactttatccgagaatgtcttatcctccttagaatggtggctagataaagacaacctagcggggggtgtcccttgggtaatatctccatcccacacgataactacggacgctagtccccacgggtggggcgcacacatgggagatagattctgccagggaacctgggataagaatgaggatttatattcatcaaacctaaaagaattgaatgcggtaaactatgcactgcgtcaatttctcccacagctacgaggaagccacgtcagaatctgttcagacaacactacgacagtggcatatttaaacaaacaaggcggcacaagatcagacgctctaatgtcttccgcaaacagtaccttaatcctggccgaaaagcatctgttgtccctctcggcagtccacatcaaaggagaggacaatcaacaagcggacttcctaagccgacacactcttcatcaaggagaatggtgtctcaatcctcacattttccacaagataacattgttatggggcaagccccaaatagacctgttcgctacaaaacaaaacaaacaagtccagaaattcgcatctcggtcccgtgcagatcacccggacattctagatgctcttcaaacaccctggcaattcaagctagcgtacgctttccctccgataattctgcttccacaagtaatacggaagatcagggaagagcaggccaggataatactgatagcgccattctggcccaagagaccatggttctcatgcctacggtcgatgtcggtgacggatccttgggtccttcccttaATCCCAAatcttctctctcagggacctttcttccaccctcaggtggacagcctccacctgacggcctggaatttgaaaggcagatactaaattccagggggttttcaaaaggcctaattgatacactcctgcttagcaggaaaccatctacaacaaaaatttacaccaaagtatggaagaagtttctacaattccatactagttcaaacccctctgaagtcccaataaaatctatactagaatttctgcagaaagggaaagagttaggtctgtcagttaacacattaaaggtccaggtgtccgctctgggtgccctctatggccataatattgctggtaataaatgggtatcccgcttcatcacggcctgtgaacgagttactcctgtccacattcctagggtagctccttgggatctaaatctagtcttagactctctaacagaatctccgtttgagcctatagacacagcatctttaaaacacttgtcgttaaaaacagccttcttagtagccttaacatcggctagaagagtcagcgacattcaggccttgtcaatagatcaaccttaccttctcacatttcatgacagactaatcttaaaaccggaccccttataccttcctaaggtagcagggaagttccacaggtcacaagagatacatcttcctactttctttaaagatccctctactcctgaagaacaaaaattccatactctagacgtcaggagagtagttttgcaatatattgagaaaactagtagttggaggcagagtagggctctgttcatatccttccagggcaaaaagaaaggatatggagtcacaagagcaacattatccaggtggataagagacgctatccggttggcttattccatgaaaaatgaagaacctccggagggcatcaaagcacattccaccagagccatggcttcttcctgggccgaaaaagggaacgtgccaatcgaagatatatgtaaggctgcaacttggttggctccttccactttctataatcactacaggctcgacctgtcttctgactctgacctacactttggcaggactatcctcagcacggtggtcccccctaggtgttggtctctggaaatctctccagtgggtgctgtcatggcgaagggtaaatagccggattacttacggtaatgcccttttaatgagtccatgacagcacccagtcacatccctccctaataaaagccaatgtaattacttctatgaagtttatattctgatgatacattgtgatgattgactaacactggcggtcctccgggtactctgaaattaaactgaggaggagagggggaccgccccc harbors:
- the LOC143785082 gene encoding uncharacterized protein LOC143785082, with translation MAESGRDDADSTGAALQRCGLEQAPDADHQVKGSGICGTAAAAAGTPLHSAGRDNGGRTCVERCKNPQNDPEVEEHFRVTHTAVGESAVSRMRSAPLQEKKKKSLLTGSWPIKRGKLQMHRRCNMSSPGKTVDPAGEPASRRSSDASHRSETKDSRSRKSQPPISAKKRQKSKHKQCALCDEPLPDSHPKKLCNQCMAETMQSPSMSVTDIRAIIREELQAISQASTPPKKSGKEKAISSSESEEEGVIHSDSSQASSSSSTHSDIEGRACFPLDGVDNLVKSIRNTIGCEDTKDDQTAQDIMFAGLAERKRRAFPVIPAVKALIKREWEKQDQRGFLLSASKRKYPFNDEELIFLD